GCCTCGGTGGCGCCGGGTGCGGTCGGAGCGGCGGCGGGCAGCGTGCTGGGTTGCGGCGACTGGCCGGGTGGCGGTGGGACCACCGCTTGGGGCGGCGGCATGGCCATGGCGGTGACCCGGGCGGTGCGGAGCTTCAGGCTCATGCTGCGGCCCTGATAGTTGAGCGTGACGGTCTCGCTGTCCGCATCGTAGTTCTTCACCTGGAACGGCCGGCCGGTCTCGTTGAGCGAGACCCATTCGGCGCGGTGCGAGGCGGTGTCGGCGATGCTGAAGAAACGCTCGCCGCGATCGACGAAGGTGCCGCGAAATTCCAGCGGACCGGCGCCGGCGGCGGCCTGACCGGCGGCGATGGCGGTGCCGAAGGGGGAACTTTGCACCAGATTCTGCAGCGAGGGCGCGGCCGGTGTCTGCGCCAGCGCGGGCACAGCGAGTAACGCGAGGAGGAGGAGCGGTCGCATGCGGGGAATCGTTCGACTACGTTGGGCGGCTTTTGTGCCGGGGCAAGGCGCGAAGCGCCCCGGGCGCTTCGCGCCAGATTAAGTTTAAGGCTTTAAGTTCAAGTGGGACCACAGCTAGCGGGCGACGCGCCGGCCGCGCCGGCGGTTTCTTAAACTCAAACCTTCAACTTAAACTGGCGGCGGGGAGCGCCGCTACCACGCGTAACCGAGCGAGGAGGTCAGGCGCGAGTCGGAGCGGTAGTTCGGATCGGGGACGGAGTGGTCGTAGTCGACCTCGTAGCGCAGGTTGAGCGACAGGCTGTCCGTGACGCGGGATTGGAGCGCGGCGTTGAATTTGATCCGGAAATTCCCGTCGGCAGGCGCGCCGGTCACGGTGGAGCGGCCGCCGCGCGCGGACATGTTGGGCGAGTCGGCGAGGAAGACGGTGGCTTCCTGCGTGAATTTGAAACGTTTGTCCCATTGGAGCGTGTAGTCCTGGAACGCGGAGCCGAGGAGCGCGGTGTAGTCATCGTAGTCGTCGCGCGAGAGGCGCTGGAGGACGGCGCCGAGGCCGACGTTCACCTGCTGCTTGGGCGCATCGAGGATTTTGTAGCCGCCGCCGAGCTGTTGCTCGACGCTGTAGTTGATCTGCTTGAGGTCGTCGGAGGAATACGTCGTGAGCGACTGGGTGAAGAGGCGCTTGCTGAAGTCGTGGCGCCAGCGGAAATCGGCGAGCTGGCGGTCGGCGGTGACGACGTTGTTCGCCTCGGAGCGCTGCGCGGTGGCGGTGGCGCGATAGCTGTTGGAGTGTTTGTCCCGGCCCTCGATCTGGAAACGCGCGGTGAGGTCGCGCTTCGTCTTGGCGCCATCCTGCGTGGCGTAGCCGAGCTCGATCTGGCGCGTCCATTTCGGGATGACTTTGTCGGTGCGCGCGGCGGGCGCGCCGTCCGGCACCGTGGGGACTTTGGCAATGGCGGCCGCCGTGGCGGGGCTCGGAGTCGGCGCGAGAGCCGAGCGCGGAATCTTCAACGTGCCGAGTTGCGCGTGCTGGATTTCGAGCTCGTCGGCCGATTCGCGCACGAGCGTGCCGGTGAGGCGGTCGCCATTGGCCAGCACCCAGCTGGCGGCGCGGGCGGGCAGCGTGAGGACGAAAGTGACGAGGAGGAGCGAGAGGAGGTGTTGGAGATTTTCCCGGGCGGTCATGCAGCAAAAAAAGACAGGCTGCGCGTTGGACCCCGCACGGGCCAAGGCGTTCGATATTTTCTGGGGCTCATCGCCGACGATGCGGCGCGGCAGGACGAGCGCGACGTTTTCTACGACGTCGCGCCCGGTCCGGAAATTCAGGCGATCTTCCGGCGGCGGCCGGACTTTTGGCCGGTCGTGACGAGCAGTTCCTGGAACCAGCGCGTGCGCAGGTCGAAGTGTTTGCCGCCCTTGACGCGGTTGAACTCGATCGGGCGGAGGTGGCCGTTGGATTCCTCGTCCTCGCCGATGAGGCCGGACTCGCCGCGGAGCGCGCACTCGACGGCGTGCTCGACACAGCGGGCGATGAGCACGAGATCGGCGTCGTTGGCGGCGGCGGAGCGGGCGAAATAGCCGGACTTCTGCACGAGCACCTTCTCGGCACCGATCATGGTGGCGAAGCGTTTGCCGAACCAGGAGCCGACGCCGATCTTGTCGAGTTTCACGTGGCCGAAGGGGTCGCGCTCGATCGATTCGCCGCGCGCGGTCATCTCGGCGATGACGGTTTCGACGCAGGCGCCTTCGGAGACGAAGAGGTTCACGTTGCCGAGGCGGTCCATGACAGCGCGGAGGCGGTCGGACTCGGCATGGAGGTCGAATTCCATCTCGGGCAGGTAGACGCCGTGGACGCTCCAACGCTCCTCGTGGAGGCCGAGGCCGGGGAGGAAGCGGCCGCCTTCGACGAAGCGGAGGTATTCGCGCGTGGTCGCGGCGGTGAGCCAGCCGGAGTGGCGGCCCATGATTTCGTGGACAATGAGCATGCGCGAGCTGGCGCCGTGCTCGCTGACGACGTTCTGGAAGAAGCGGGCGCCCTGCTCCGCCGCGGTGAGTGCGCCGAGGGATTGGCGGATGGGGACGATGTCGTTGTCGATGGTCTTGGGGAGGCCGACGACGGTGAGCTTGTAGTTGTTCTTCTTGAGGTAGGCGGCGAGGTCGGCGGCGGCGGTGTTGGTGTCGTCTCCGCCGATGGTGTGGAGGATGTCGACCTTGTCCTTCTTGAGCTGCTTGGCGGCGACGGCGCGCGGGTCCTGGCCGGGTTTGACGAGGCCGCGCTTCACGCAGTCGTCGACGTTGGTGAGGCGGACGCGGGAATTGCCGATGGGGCTGCCGCCGTAGCGGCGGAGGATGCCGGCCTGCGCGCGCATGTCGTCGGTGACCTGGATGGAGTCGCCGAGGAGGAGGCCCTTGTAGCCGGAGCGATAGCAGATGATCTCAATCTCGGGCGCGGCGGCGGTGTATTGGAGAATGAGTTCACCGACGGCGGCGCTCAGGCAGGGAGCGAGACCACCGGCAGTGAGGATGGCGACTTTGCGTGGCTTCTTCATGGAGAAAAGGTTTACCCAAACGCATTCGGGCGCGGCGGCGCCAGAAAGATTTCGTGGAATTTTTGGACGTGGCGGGGGAATAATTTCGAGGTTCCCCGCCCGCCCGGCAATGCAGCGTCGAGGCGGCGCGGTCCGCAGAGTGTCATAGCGGCCAAATGCAAAACCGGCCGCACTCGCGTGCGGCCGGTTCCCATTCTGCTATGCGTTCCTGTTTCTGGATCAGAACACGACGGTGACGCCGAGCGTGACCCAAAGGTTTTTGTCCGGCGAGGCGAGGTCGCCCCGGGTGTCGGTCCAGTGGCCGCCGAGCTTGGCGGTGGCCTTGTCGGAGAGCTTGATGCTGACCGATGCGTCGAGGCCGTAGTATTTGTAAGTGTAACCGGCGGTGCCCGGGAGGTCGGCGTCGCCGTCGCCGATGTCGTTGTAGCCGAAGTAGGCGCCGACATCGAACGAGCCGTTGCTCATCGGCACGCTGTAGCCGAGATCGGCCTGGAGCGTGTTGGAGTCGAACTTGAAGTCATGGAAGACCGTGAACTTGCCGCTGAGCGGGCCGACCGGCGCGGCGAAGGCGATGGAGCCCTCGTAAGATTTCTTCGCTTCGCTCAGGCTCGGACGAGCCGACGGATAGTAATAATAGGTGCCGCCGAGCGTGACGGAGGCGTTGTTCTCGAGGGAGAACGTGTAGCCACCGAAGAAATCGTATTCCTTGCCCTGCGCCCATGAAGTGTCCTTGTTGCCGAGCGCCTGGCTGGTCCAGATGCCGCCGGAGAAGGCGCCTTGCGTGTAGGTGACGGAAGGCTGGAGGGCCGAGTCCTGGTTTTTCACGCCACGGAAGAAGTAGCGTGTGGTGTAGGTCACGTCGGACGTGATCGAGTAGGAGGACTTGGCTTCCTCGGCGGAAAGGCCGGCAGCGGCAATGAGCGCGAGCGCGGCGAGCAGGGTTTTTCTCATGGTGGTGTTTGCAGTGTGTTTAGGTTTGGCGTGGTCGACGACGCCTAGGGGATGCGACGTCTCGCCCGGCTCTAAGCATCGTCCCGGCCAACTTTCATCTATGACAAAAACATGACACGGAGGCGAGGCACGGTTCGCCGCAGCTTTGCCACGCACCAAAAACGAAACCCGCGGCACGAGCCGCGGGTTCGGGAAGGAAAGAACTATCCGCCGCACTCAGCCGAGGGCGGCTTCGTGTTCGGCGAAGACCTGCACCGGCTCATAGCGGTAGAACTGCTTGGGCGCGTCGGGCGTAGGCGCGTTGGGCACGACTTTCCAGAACAGTTTCACGCTCTCGCGCCACTCCGCGAGGATGCGCTGCGCGTGCGGCGAACCGGTCGAAGCGGCGTGGTCGCTGATGAGCTTGCGGAGCGACTCGGCCTCGTCGTCGTTCGACAGGCGCTCGAGCGTGACCATCTGGCTGTTGTAGCGCTTGGGCAGCGTATCGAGCTTGTCGTAGACGAAGGCGAGGCCGCCGCTCATGCCGGCGCCGAAGTTCAGGCCGGTGCGGCCGAGCACGACGACGGTGCCGCGCGTCATGTATTCGCAACCGTGGTCGCCCACGCCCTCGACGACGGCGATCGCGCCGGAATTGCGGACCGCGAAGCGCTCGCCCGCCCAGCCGGCCGCGAAGAGCAGGCCGCCCGTCGCGCCGTAGAGGCAGGTGTTGCCGATGAGGACGTTGGTTTCCCAGGCGAAGATCTCGTCGCTGCGCGGGCGGATGACGATTTCGCCGCCGCTCATACCCTTGCCGACGTAGTCGTTGCCCTCGCCGGTGAGCGTGAGGCGCACGCCGGGGACGAGGAACGTGCCGAAGCTCTGGCCGGCGGTGCCGTTGAACTTCAGGTCGATCGTGCGCGGCGCGAGCGGGCTCTGGCTGCCGCGCAAATACGCGATCTGGCCGGAGAGGTGCGTGCCGAGGCAGCGCGATTCGTTCGTCACCTTGTAGGTGCCGGTGAAACGGCCGGCGCGGCCGGCGACGACGTGGCGTGCTTCCTGGATGATGAACTCGTCGAGCGAGCCCTCGGAGCCGAAGCGCTCGTTGCGCTCGCGCGTGTGGAAGCGGTCGAGCTGGCCGGTCGGATCGACGTTGTGGAGGACGCCGGAGAGATTGATGAAACGCGTCTTCGGGTTCGCCGGGTCGTCGATCTGCTCGAGCAGTTCGGGGCGGCCGATGACGTCGTTGAGCGTGTGCGCGCCGAGGCGCGCGAGGTAATGGCGGACTTCCTCGGCGACGGCGTTGAAGTAGGCGATGACGTTCTCGGGCTTGCCGCGGAACTTCGCGCGCAGGTCGTCGCGCTGCGTGGCGACGCCGACCGGGCACGTGTTGAGATGGCAGACGCGGAACATCGCGCAACCGGCCGCGATGAGCGCGGCGGTGCCGAAGTTGAACTCCTCGGCGCCGAGGATGGCGGCGATGACGATGTCGCGACCGGTTTTCATGCCACCGTCGGTGCGGAGCGTGACGCGGTTGCGGAGGCCATTCATCATCAGAACCTGATGCGCCTCGGCGAGGCCGAGCACCCAGTCGGAACCGGCGTTCTTGATCGAGCCGAGCGGCGAGGCACCCGTGCCACCTTCGTGGCCGGAGATGAGGACGACGTCCGCGTAGGCCTTCGCGACGCCGGCGGCGATCGTGCCGACGCCGGAGGAGGAGACGAGCTTCACGCAGACCTTGGCGCGCGGGTTGACTTCCTTGAGGTCGAGAATCAGCTGCGCGAGATCCTCGATCGAGTAGATGTCGTGGTGCGGCGGCGGCGAGATGAGCGTGACGCCGGGGACGGAGAAGCGGAGCTTCGCGATGAGCGGCGAGACCTTGTGGCCGGGCAACTGGCCGCCTTCGCCGGGCTTCGCGCCCTGGGCCATCTTGATTTCGATCTCGCGCGCGTTGGCGAGGTATTCGGCGGTGACGCCGAAGCGGCCGGACGCGACCTGCTTGATCGCGCTGTTGGCGCTGTCGCCGTTTTCGCGGAGCCCGAAGCGCTCGGGATCTTCGCCACCCTCGCCCGAGTTCGACTTGCCGCCGATGCGGTTCATCGCGATGGCGAGCGTCTCGTGCGCCTCGGGGGAGAGCGCGCCGAGCGACATGCCGGCGGTGGTGAAGCGGCGGCGGATGTCCTCGATCGGCTCGACTTCCTCGAGCGGCAGGCCGCCCGACGGGAAACGGATTTTCAGCAGGTCCTTGATCGTGACCGGCGGATGCTCGTCGGAGGTTTGCGAGAAGACCTTGTAGTCCTCGGGCGCGGCACCCTTGAGGAACTTGTGCATGCCGGCGACGACCTTCGGGTTCCAGCCGTGGAACTCGCCGTCGCCCTTCTTGTTGACCTTGTAGTAGCCGTCGTTGGGCAACTCGGTCGCGGGCGCGGGCGTCGCCTCGGCCTCGGAGGCGGCGTTGTTCATGCGCGGGAAGGCGCGCTCGTGGCGGCGCAGCACTTCATCGGCGATCTGGCGGTAACCGATGCCGCCGATGGGTGACGGCGTGCCGCCGAAGCACTCTTCGATGACTTTGCCGCCGATGCCGATGGCTTCGAAGATCTGCGCGCCGCGGTAGCTGGCGAGCGTCGAGATGCCCATGCGGGCGAGCACCTTCAACAGGCCGGCTTCGAGGGCCTTCTTGTAATTCTTCTCGGCGTCCGCGGGCTTCGCGGGCGTGGCGAGCTTTCCTTGCGTCGCGAGTTCGCGAACGGTCGCAAGCGCGAGGTAGGGATTGATGGCGTTGGCGCCGTAGCCGCTGAGGCAGGCGATGTGGTGGACGTCGCGCGCTTCACCGGTCTCGGCGACGATGTCGCACTTCAGGCGCAGGCCGGCGCGGATGAGGCGGTGTTGCACGGCACCGACGGCGAGGAGCATCGGGATCGCGGCCTTGTCA
This window of the Candidatus Didemnitutus sp. genome carries:
- a CDS encoding TorF family putative porin; translation: MRKTLLAALALIAAAGLSAEEAKSSYSITSDVTYTTRYFFRGVKNQDSALQPSVTYTQGAFSGGIWTSQALGNKDTSWAQGKEYDFFGGYTFSLENNASVTLGGTYYYYPSARPSLSEAKKSYEGSIAFAAPVGPLSGKFTVFHDFKFDSNTLQADLGYSVPMSNGSFDVGAYFGYNDIGDGDADLPGTAGYTYKYYGLDASVSIKLSDKATAKLGGHWTDTRGDLASPDKNLWVTLGVTVVF
- the gltB gene encoding glutamate synthase large subunit; its protein translation is MHSCGIPSPLYDPAFEHDACGVGFIARTDGHRTHDVLKHGLTALKALAHRGAIDADSSTGDGAGIMTQLPYELISAHLVAQKVSVLPKDKDLAVAQLFLPRENDLAQAQIKKIFIEAVKEEGLGFVAWRDVPTDYSILGRKAADTRPMVLQAIIARLDDSSDDDFERHLYLAQKMAERRCNEARLDGFYVCSCSSRTIVYKGLLNAPEVRRFFPDLRDTRYTTAFTIFHQRYSTNTFPTWHLAQPFRLMAHNGEINTIRGNRVRMQAREKAMAGGVWGGRFADLHPIVQPGMSDSASFDNVLQVLALGGRSALHSMMMMAPLAWEQNPRLSEDARGFFQYHSLFMEPWDGPAALVFSDGKIVGATLDRNGLRPARFKLYDDGHILLASETGLVPNLPGQVVMSGRLGPGRMIAVDLERQRLLMDEDIKKEVAEKPVFRDWCSRHLINLGKFAATSPENEVITPPAAYTASVLQQQLAFGYDTEELELVLGSLAVGVEPTGSMGDDTPLAVLSRRPKLLYSYFKQLFAQVTNPPIDSIREKSVMSLGAALGPRLSLFDTGLSPTGVLTLDSPLIFDHELEALHAVPLFRNAVVRLSVLFDANAGPDALANAVHDLAHRAFNAVENQGAKILILSDKGLAPDKAAIPMLLAVGAVQHRLIRAGLRLKCDIVAETGEARDVHHIACLSGYGANAINPYLALATVRELATQGKLATPAKPADAEKNYKKALEAGLLKVLARMGISTLASYRGAQIFEAIGIGGKVIEECFGGTPSPIGGIGYRQIADEVLRRHERAFPRMNNAASEAEATPAPATELPNDGYYKVNKKGDGEFHGWNPKVVAGMHKFLKGAAPEDYKVFSQTSDEHPPVTIKDLLKIRFPSGGLPLEEVEPIEDIRRRFTTAGMSLGALSPEAHETLAIAMNRIGGKSNSGEGGEDPERFGLRENGDSANSAIKQVASGRFGVTAEYLANAREIEIKMAQGAKPGEGGQLPGHKVSPLIAKLRFSVPGVTLISPPPHHDIYSIEDLAQLILDLKEVNPRAKVCVKLVSSSGVGTIAAGVAKAYADVVLISGHEGGTGASPLGSIKNAGSDWVLGLAEAHQVLMMNGLRNRVTLRTDGGMKTGRDIVIAAILGAEEFNFGTAALIAAGCAMFRVCHLNTCPVGVATQRDDLRAKFRGKPENVIAYFNAVAEEVRHYLARLGAHTLNDVIGRPELLEQIDDPANPKTRFINLSGVLHNVDPTGQLDRFHTRERNERFGSEGSLDEFIIQEARHVVAGRAGRFTGTYKVTNESRCLGTHLSGQIAYLRGSQSPLAPRTIDLKFNGTAGQSFGTFLVPGVRLTLTGEGNDYVGKGMSGGEIVIRPRSDEIFAWETNVLIGNTCLYGATGGLLFAAGWAGERFAVRNSGAIAVVEGVGDHGCEYMTRGTVVVLGRTGLNFGAGMSGGLAFVYDKLDTLPKRYNSQMVTLERLSNDDEAESLRKLISDHAASTGSPHAQRILAEWRESVKLFWKVVPNAPTPDAPKQFYRYEPVQVFAEHEAALG
- a CDS encoding pyrophosphate--fructose-6-phosphate 1-phosphotransferase — its product is MKKPRKVAILTAGGLAPCLSAAVGELILQYTAAAPEIEIICYRSGYKGLLLGDSIQVTDDMRAQAGILRRYGGSPIGNSRVRLTNVDDCVKRGLVKPGQDPRAVAAKQLKKDKVDILHTIGGDDTNTAAADLAAYLKKNNYKLTVVGLPKTIDNDIVPIRQSLGALTAAEQGARFFQNVVSEHGASSRMLIVHEIMGRHSGWLTAATTREYLRFVEGGRFLPGLGLHEERWSVHGVYLPEMEFDLHAESDRLRAVMDRLGNVNLFVSEGACVETVIAEMTARGESIERDPFGHVKLDKIGVGSWFGKRFATMIGAEKVLVQKSGYFARSAAANDADLVLIARCVEHAVECALRGESGLIGEDEESNGHLRPIEFNRVKGGKHFDLRTRWFQELLVTTGQKSGRRRKIA
- a CDS encoding DUF481 domain-containing protein, giving the protein MTARENLQHLLSLLLVTFVLTLPARAASWVLANGDRLTGTLVRESADELEIQHAQLGTLKIPRSALAPTPSPATAAAIAKVPTVPDGAPAARTDKVIPKWTRQIELGYATQDGAKTKRDLTARFQIEGRDKHSNSYRATATAQRSEANNVVTADRQLADFRWRHDFSKRLFTQSLTTYSSDDLKQINYSVEQQLGGGYKILDAPKQQVNVGLGAVLQRLSRDDYDDYTALLGSAFQDYTLQWDKRFKFTQEATVFLADSPNMSARGGRSTVTGAPADGNFRIKFNAALQSRVTDSLSLNLRYEVDYDHSVPDPNYRSDSRLTSSLGYAW